The following proteins come from a genomic window of Helicobacter sp. MIT 99-5507:
- a CDS encoding NifU family protein gives MLPFSDDELNEPVEVVLDKLRPSIMLDGGNVTLIKIENGKVYVRLEGACKGCPSSNLTLKHGVERQLRLDIHPDLEVISIN, from the coding sequence ATGTTGCCATTTAGCGATGATGAATTAAATGAACCAGTAGAAGTGGTATTAGATAAGCTTAGACCTTCTATTATGCTTGATGGTGGAAATGTCACATTAATAAAAATTGAAAATGGCAAGGTTTATGTGAGATTAGAGGGTGCTTGCAAAGGCTGCCCAAGTAGTAATTTGACTCTTAAACATGGAGTAGAGAGGCAGCTTAGATTAGATATACACCCAGATTTAGAAGTAATTAGTATTAATTAG
- a CDS encoding NFACT family protein, producing the protein MFKSYKKVNYIGRIDDNLIKLCLDNKTFFVNLEKSKSSIFCFDDGFVGSKNYKAPFDFALQKYCLKANIVDCDIDGNNRILLLKLHKKLDYKEIFCILQLEFTGKYTNAIILDFNNIILESLRKISCNTRIIKNGIKLSALPQQENFTIKEIDFGGDVLKYLYSSYKKILDENLQSYKISTISSLQNKRDKLINLLDNLPSKDELIEKSKYYSNIGYIMQNNMNLDFNKKPVLIRDYNGDEIVLNLDDFTSKNASLLINECFAKSKKLNLKSKNIALQEENLKENIEFLDSKIEFIRNAKNISDIKIINPKNIQNNHNVTKLQYESFFVEGIKISIGKNKNQNIALLKDAKANDIWMHIRNIPSSHLIIHCSKNNIREEIINKACEILVSFCPIKIGTFDVDYTRRRFVKIKEGANVLYSNYSTITIKK; encoded by the coding sequence TTGTTTAAATCTTATAAAAAAGTAAATTATATTGGTAGAATTGATGATAATCTAATAAAATTATGCCTTGATAATAAGACTTTTTTTGTAAATTTAGAAAAATCAAAAAGCTCTATTTTTTGTTTTGATGATGGATTTGTAGGAAGCAAAAATTATAAAGCGCCATTTGATTTTGCATTGCAAAAATATTGCCTTAAGGCAAATATTGTTGATTGTGATATTGATGGAAATAATAGAATCTTGCTTTTAAAATTGCATAAAAAGCTTGATTATAAAGAGATTTTTTGTATTTTACAATTAGAATTTACAGGAAAATATACAAATGCAATTATTCTAGATTTTAATAATATTATTTTAGAATCTTTACGAAAAATTTCTTGCAACACTAGGATAATAAAAAATGGCATAAAGCTCTCTGCGCTCCCACAGCAAGAAAATTTTACTATAAAAGAAATTGATTTTGGAGGAGATGTTTTAAAATATCTTTATTCTTCATACAAAAAGATTCTAGATGAGAACTTGCAATCTTATAAAATTAGTACCATCTCATCTTTGCAAAATAAAAGAGATAAATTAATAAATTTATTAGACAATCTACCAAGTAAAGATGAATTAATAGAAAAGTCAAAATATTATTCAAATATCGGCTATATTATGCAAAATAATATGAATCTTGATTTTAATAAAAAGCCTGTTTTAATTCGTGATTACAATGGTGATGAGATTGTATTAAATCTTGATGATTTTACTTCAAAAAATGCTTCATTACTTATTAATGAATGTTTTGCAAAGTCAAAAAAACTAAATCTAAAATCAAAAAATATTGCCTTGCAAGAGGAGAATTTAAAAGAAAATATAGAGTTTTTAGATTCTAAGATTGAGTTTATTAGAAATGCAAAAAATATCAGTGATATTAAAATCATTAATCCAAAAAATATACAAAATAATCATAATGTTACAAAATTACAATATGAAAGTTTTTTTGTAGAAGGCATCAAAATTTCAATTGGAAAAAATAAAAACCAAAATATCGCATTGCTAAAAGATGCAAAAGCAAATGATATATGGATGCATATAAGAAATATTCCATCATCGCATTTAATAATTCATTGTTCTAAAAATAACATAAGAGAGGAAATTATAAATAAAGCTTGTGAGATTCTAGTTTCATTTTGTCCTATTAAAATCGGCACTTTTGATGTCGATTATACTAGAAGGAGATTTGTAAAAATCAAGGAAGGTGCAAATGTATTGTATTCAAACTACTCTACAATAACTATAAAAAAATAA
- a CDS encoding AAA family ATPase — MRLNRILIKDSPSFKEAILYPHKGFNVISGASGSGKSVLMESILALFGFKDSNAALIECEISGISLEDYGILSDEYITISIIKKDKTKYFINNQSSSKKRIKEIFSSYLHYIHSSSTAVLDDMLHLFDLLIIKKDSSFANLLSSYKDSYRDFVRFKNELSKLIDDEKRVNELKELISFEINQIQSINPKIGEYENLIELKKDLSKKEKMLEKISLAKSTIDGFANLISLLENIPNTSHCSEALREIDMIIRDEEDRLLLLEVDDIEGILNRIEVLSKLIYKYGGISESLDYLEKKKQELEYYENISFNKQKLESKLEKLSILLNEQAKEISNIRLKHLDFFKERVNYYCECLMLNKANISLSIKDLSSDGIDFLELKLGDSAISTLSSGEFNRLKLVLQCVGVEYSNKSGVIILDEIDANLSGGESDGVAKVLSILSSSYQIFSISHQAHMPSFANYHYLVKKGDEKSSINLLDKEGRIQEIARMISGKTITNEAILFAKEKLQHIK, encoded by the coding sequence TTGAGATTAAATCGTATTTTAATTAAAGATTCTCCATCTTTTAAAGAAGCTATATTGTATCCACATAAAGGTTTTAATGTCATTAGTGGTGCAAGTGGCAGTGGAAAATCTGTGCTTATGGAATCTATCCTTGCTTTGTTTGGTTTTAAAGATAGCAATGCGGCATTAATTGAGTGTGAAATAAGTGGTATATCTTTGGAAGATTATGGAATCTTAAGTGATGAATACATAACTATTAGCATAATAAAAAAAGATAAAACAAAATATTTTATAAACAATCAATCATCTTCTAAAAAAAGAATAAAAGAGATTTTTAGCTCGTATTTGCACTATATTCATTCAAGTTCTACAGCAGTATTAGATGATATGTTGCATTTATTTGATTTGCTCATAATAAAAAAAGATTCTAGTTTTGCAAACTTGCTTTCATCTTATAAAGATTCTTATCGTGATTTTGTGAGATTTAAAAATGAATTAAGCAAATTGATAGATGATGAAAAAAGAGTAAATGAGCTAAAAGAATTAATATCTTTTGAAATCAATCAAATCCAGTCAATAAACCCAAAAATAGGCGAGTATGAGAATCTAATAGAACTAAAAAAGGATTTATCAAAAAAAGAAAAAATGCTAGAAAAAATTTCTTTAGCAAAAAGCACGATTGATGGATTTGCCAACCTTATATCTTTGCTTGAAAACATACCAAATACATCGCATTGCAGCGAAGCATTAAGAGAAATTGATATGATTATAAGAGATGAGGAAGATAGATTGCTGCTTCTTGAAGTAGATGATATTGAGGGCATTTTAAATAGAATAGAAGTTTTAAGTAAGCTTATATATAAATATGGTGGAATAAGTGAGAGTTTGGATTATTTAGAAAAAAAGAAGCAAGAATTAGAATATTATGAAAATATTAGTTTTAATAAGCAGAAGTTGGAATCTAAGCTAGAAAAATTATCTATTTTATTAAATGAGCAGGCAAAAGAGATTTCAAATATCCGCTTAAAACATTTGGATTTTTTTAAAGAAAGAGTGAATTATTATTGTGAATGCTTAATGCTAAATAAAGCAAATATATCTTTATCTATAAAAGATTTAAGTAGCGATGGGATAGATTTTTTGGAATTAAAGCTAGGAGATTCTGCTATTTCTACTCTTAGTTCTGGGGAATTTAATAGATTAAAATTAGTATTGCAATGTGTTGGTGTTGAATATAGCAATAAAAGCGGAGTTATTATTCTTGATGAAATTGATGCAAATCTAAGTGGTGGTGAGAGTGATGGTGTAGCTAAAGTGCTTTCTATTTTATCGAGTTCATATCAAATATTTTCAATTAGCCATCAAGCACATATGCCAAGCTTTGCAAATTATCATTATTTAGTCAAAAAAGGTGATGAAAAAAGTAGTATCAATTTGCTTGATAAAGAAGGCAGAATCCAAGAAATAGCAAGAATGATAAGTGGCAAAACAATCACAAATGAAGCGATATTATTTGCAAAAGAAAAATTACAACACATAAAATGA